The following are from one region of the Actinoplanes sp. L3-i22 genome:
- a CDS encoding ABC transporter substrate-binding protein yields the protein MPRPPNRPLLMVLALLAGTVLAGCSGDSRTTLTFFQFKPEAQQYFQDLAAQFERANPDIRIVVDNPADPETALRTRLVKNDVPDVMTLNANGTFGEFASARIFRDFRDDPVLTNVTPAYLSVIGNLGAGSKGEVNGVPFAANASGLLYNEELFAQHGVAVPTTFDELIAAAEKFKAAGVTPFYGMLADAWTAQSPLAPLSAQLQPADFFQQRFQDRTTFAAGWRETAEKLARLYQFTQPDPLSKGYEDGTAAFARGESAMLLLGSYAVPQIRDSKPGFTVGSMALPASDDPARTTLVSGVDVVITASRAGAHPAESSKFIDFLMGQKVMQDYCKAQVAIPTLKGLSNSDPALSGVQNYIDSGRIVGFTDHQFIQAIPLSALLQEFLIGGGEDNFLRKLDDDWNKVAKRRTWGLGAVIAS from the coding sequence ATGCCACGTCCACCAAATCGACCCCTGCTGATGGTCCTCGCCCTGCTCGCCGGCACCGTCCTCGCCGGCTGTTCGGGCGACAGCCGCACCACCCTCACGTTCTTCCAGTTCAAGCCCGAGGCCCAGCAGTACTTCCAGGACCTCGCCGCGCAGTTCGAGCGGGCCAATCCGGACATCCGGATCGTGGTCGACAACCCGGCCGACCCCGAGACCGCGCTGCGAACTCGGCTGGTCAAGAACGACGTGCCGGACGTCATGACGTTGAACGCCAACGGCACGTTCGGCGAGTTCGCCAGCGCTCGGATCTTCCGCGACTTCCGCGACGACCCGGTGCTGACGAACGTCACCCCGGCCTACCTGTCGGTGATCGGCAATCTCGGCGCCGGCTCCAAAGGTGAGGTCAACGGCGTTCCGTTCGCCGCCAACGCCAGCGGCCTGCTCTACAACGAGGAGCTGTTCGCCCAGCACGGCGTGGCCGTGCCGACCACCTTCGACGAGCTGATCGCGGCCGCCGAGAAGTTCAAGGCGGCCGGCGTCACACCGTTCTACGGCATGCTGGCCGACGCCTGGACCGCTCAGTCCCCGCTCGCCCCGCTGTCGGCCCAGCTACAACCGGCCGACTTCTTCCAGCAGCGCTTCCAGGATCGGACGACGTTCGCGGCCGGCTGGCGCGAGACCGCCGAGAAGCTCGCCCGGCTCTACCAGTTCACCCAGCCGGACCCGCTGTCCAAGGGCTACGAGGACGGCACCGCCGCGTTCGCCCGCGGTGAGTCGGCGATGCTGCTGCTGGGCAGCTACGCGGTGCCGCAGATCCGCGACTCCAAGCCCGGCTTCACGGTGGGCAGCATGGCCCTGCCGGCCAGCGACGACCCGGCCAGAACCACACTGGTCTCCGGCGTCGACGTCGTGATCACCGCCTCCCGTGCGGGGGCACACCCGGCCGAGTCGAGCAAGTTCATCGACTTCCTCATGGGCCAGAAGGTGATGCAGGACTACTGCAAGGCGCAGGTGGCCATCCCCACCCTGAAAGGGCTCAGCAACAGCGACCCGGCCCTGTCCGGGGTGCAGAACTACATCGACTCCGGCCGCATCGTCGGTTTCACCGACCACCAGTTCATCCAGGCCATCCCGCTCAGCGCGCTACTGCAGGAGTTCCTGATCGGCGGCGGCGAGGACAACTTCCTGCGCAAGCTCGACGACGACTGGAACAAGGTGGCCAAGCGGCGCACCTGGGGCCTGGGAGCGGTGATCGCGTCATGA